The following coding sequences lie in one uncultured Mailhella sp. genomic window:
- a CDS encoding flavodoxin family protein: protein MRVIAINGSPRKNFNTATLLQHALKGAEEAGAETAIYHIGSMIFSPCRSCFICKSRKRPQTGKCALQDDLTPVLKDVLEADAVLLGTPIYFYTESAAFRAFMERLLFPLSQYSKGERSLYQGVKPIGLIYTMNITDEEVVARQPPFPSPFSLDIVVKTEYFFRRVFRSCTTMLCTDTMQVKDYSAYHMELFDASEKLKRHKEVFPKDCQKAFLLGKSLAEGTV, encoded by the coding sequence ATGCGCGTCATTGCTATTAATGGAAGTCCACGAAAAAATTTCAATACGGCAACGTTGCTTCAGCATGCTCTTAAGGGAGCGGAGGAAGCCGGTGCGGAAACGGCCATATATCATATTGGAAGCATGATTTTCAGCCCTTGTCGGAGTTGTTTCATATGCAAGAGCAGAAAAAGACCTCAGACGGGAAAGTGTGCTTTACAGGATGATCTTACGCCTGTTCTGAAAGATGTACTGGAAGCAGATGCCGTACTGTTGGGGACGCCCATATATTTTTATACTGAATCGGCGGCGTTCAGGGCTTTCATGGAACGCCTCCTTTTCCCTCTTTCTCAATATTCAAAAGGAGAGCGTTCTCTTTATCAAGGTGTTAAGCCGATAGGTCTCATTTACACTATGAATATTACGGATGAAGAAGTTGTTGCAAGACAGCCTCCGTTTCCGAGTCCTTTTTCCTTGGATATTGTAGTCAAAACAGAATATTTCTTTAGGCGTGTTTTTAGATCTTGCACCACAATGCTGTGCACCGATACGATGCAGGTTAAGGATTACAGCGCCTATCATATGGAGCTGTTCGACGCTTCGGAAAAACTTAAACGTCATAAGGAAGTGTTTCCTAAAGACTGTCAAAAGGCATTTCTGCTTGGTAAGTCTCTT
- a CDS encoding amidohydrolase family protein, with amino-acid sequence MIIDFRVRPPFKSFRETGLFKAWISPPPGPFTLMSEGREYVPSVVTGDYGQFMAEMDEAGVDLGVIVGRVTKTTSVGSGNVTPEEILDFMNLYPGRFVGMPALDPTAPDAFAQIRRMKSLGMKGICVEPFWLDKCYRVNDPSLMDFYRAVAAEGLILVITLNWLCGEDTSWNDPKDIEDIAIACPDMPIVVPHSCYPKLVEFMGICVRYKNIYSLPDSYFYFPFINTVDDQIMMYNHMLQDQVLYASSYPIRGLSQALRESLDRPWLPIPREKFLWKNAARLLHLKLSIGN; translated from the coding sequence ATGATTATTGACTTTCGTGTGCGTCCTCCCTTCAAGAGTTTTCGTGAAACCGGTTTGTTCAAGGCCTGGATATCTCCGCCTCCCGGCCCCTTCACGCTGATGTCGGAAGGGCGTGAATATGTTCCTTCGGTCGTTACCGGCGACTATGGTCAGTTCATGGCCGAAATGGATGAGGCCGGCGTGGATCTCGGCGTCATCGTGGGGCGTGTGACGAAAACGACTTCCGTAGGATCCGGCAATGTCACGCCGGAAGAAATCCTCGACTTTATGAATCTGTATCCGGGGCGCTTCGTCGGCATGCCCGCGCTTGATCCGACGGCCCCCGATGCCTTTGCTCAGATTCGTCGCATGAAGAGCCTTGGCATGAAGGGCATATGTGTCGAGCCGTTCTGGCTGGATAAGTGCTATCGAGTCAATGATCCGAGCCTTATGGACTTCTATCGCGCGGTGGCGGCCGAAGGTCTTATTCTCGTCATTACGCTGAACTGGCTCTGTGGCGAAGACACCAGCTGGAACGATCCCAAGGATATTGAGGACATTGCCATCGCCTGTCCCGACATGCCCATTGTCGTTCCTCATTCCTGCTACCCGAAGCTGGTGGAATTTATGGGTATCTGTGTGCGGTACAAGAATATTTATTCTCTGCCCGACAGCTACTTCTATTTCCCGTTCATCAACACCGTGGATGACCAGATTATGATGTACAACCACATGCTTCAGGATCAGGTGTTGTACGCAAGCTCTTATCCCATTCGTGGACTCAGCCAGGCGCTGAGGGAATCTCTGGATCGGCCGTGGCTTCCCATTCCCCGGGAAAAGTTTCTCTGGAAGAATGCCGCCCGCCTTCTGCATCTTAAATTGAGCATCGGCAACTAA
- a CDS encoding amidohydrolase family protein: MIIDFRVRPPIPSYLNSGAFHVWTDPELGYQCQWEGRIKDPSMDGDMDAFVREMDETGIDIAVIIGRMSKSHDKGSGNITADELDAVCKKYPGRFIGMPALDPEDKDAFAQIDHALELGMPAICMEPFWCQTPMNLNDKRLFPIYEYLQEKHMLFNTTLNFNCGYHSSTNDPFHLEQVAKAFPDLPILVTHACWPRGVELMAIAVRYPNIYLVPESYVYFPFVNTVKDQMIMYNHMLQDQVLFGSSYPIRGFKQSLQHSLDLDWLPEPREKFLWKNAARLLNLKLVSADD, translated from the coding sequence ATGATTATTGATTTTCGTGTACGTCCTCCTATTCCCAGTTATTTGAACTCTGGAGCCTTCCATGTATGGACCGATCCCGAGCTTGGCTATCAGTGTCAGTGGGAAGGGCGCATCAAAGATCCTTCGATGGACGGTGATATGGACGCATTCGTCAGAGAAATGGACGAAACGGGCATAGACATTGCCGTCATCATCGGTCGCATGAGCAAGTCTCACGACAAGGGCAGCGGAAACATCACGGCCGATGAGCTGGATGCCGTGTGCAAGAAGTATCCCGGACGTTTTATCGGCATGCCGGCGCTCGATCCAGAGGACAAGGACGCCTTTGCTCAGATCGACCATGCTCTGGAACTCGGCATGCCGGCCATTTGCATGGAGCCGTTCTGGTGCCAGACGCCCATGAATCTCAACGACAAGCGCCTTTTTCCTATTTATGAGTATCTTCAGGAAAAGCACATGCTGTTCAACACGACGTTGAACTTCAACTGCGGCTATCATTCTTCCACGAATGATCCTTTCCATCTGGAGCAGGTGGCCAAGGCTTTTCCCGATCTTCCCATTCTCGTTACTCATGCCTGCTGGCCGCGCGGCGTGGAGCTCATGGCCATAGCGGTGCGTTATCCCAACATTTACCTCGTTCCTGAAAGTTATGTCTATTTCCCGTTTGTGAATACGGTGAAAGACCAGATGATCATGTACAACCATATGCTTCAGGATCAGGTGCTGTTCGGAAGTTCTTATCCCATCCGAGGCTTCAAGCAGTCGTTGCAGCATTCGCTTGATCTGGACTGGCTGCCGGAACCCAGAGAAAAGTTTCTCTGGAAGAACGCCGCCCGCCTGCTGAACTTGAAACTCGTTTCTGCCGATGACTGA